From one Dermacentor silvarum isolate Dsil-2018 chromosome 3, BIME_Dsil_1.4, whole genome shotgun sequence genomic stretch:
- the LOC119446575 gene encoding neprilysin-4-like gives MHPGSTMATDAEAGNPVVQRSISSLPTTKRCLRLDRTPLERILLLLLVVMTSVCAIMLILLARPPMPQQRLPLSDETSSNASSTRRECLGAECKSVCITEACVKAAAAILRNMDPNVDPCADFYDFACGRWKQYHVLPPDRPHSDTFAVMKDELKVLLKELLESPIDASDSNATINAKNFYTSCLNETVIEALREKPLLDLLQTVGSWPVITPNWTEEGFDWLNLTAVMRRHSNDILFAQWVSADSKNSTVNVIHLDQAETGLPSRDYYIRGTQQVEAYLRFMVSVAQLLGANRTTAMRDMEDALMLEAKLANLTEPSELRRNFTAMYNKWTVQELQTRIPLINWTHYFEVVMPMEIPLSEEVVIFAPKYIKAMSELLQTVPKRVVANYILWRFISKLVGSLDKRFVDKQQEYYGAIYGTQSTPPRWKSCTLLVNKKMGMAVGALFVRRHFNDQSKKKAEEMINDIKEAFLEILMNVDWMDNGTREVAREKAELMTQKIGYPEYISAPHELDKEYEVEFRPDTYFDNIIKSLRHSALKIEMKLRNGVDKNEWITYPAVVNAFYTRSKNFISFPAGVLQPPLYHQHYPKSVNYGGIGVVIGHEITHGFDDKGRQFDQHGNLKQWWKPEALTLFHSKAQCMIDQYSRYVLPEVNMAVNGVNTQGENIADNGGVKQAFKAYKSSVERWGPEPYLPGLNLTHDQLFFLTYAQIWCGTTRPEHAVNTIRTGNHSPGRFRVVGVVSNSVDFARAYHCKPGSPMNPTKKCVVW, from the exons CACGATGGCAACAGACGCCGAAGCCGGGAACCCTGTCGTTCAAAGGAGTATCAGTTCGCTACCAAC GACGAAGCGATGTCTGCGCCTGGACCGAACGCCCCTGGAGAGGATCCTACTCTTGCTTCTGGTGGTGATGACGTCAGTGTGTGCCATTATGCTCATCCTTCTGGCCAGGCCGCCCATGCCACAGCAGCGGTTGCCATTGAGCG ACGAAACATCCAGCAATGCATCTAGTACAAGGAGAG AGTGCTTGGGAGCAGAGTGCAAAAGCGTGTGCATAACGGAGGCCTGCGTTAAAGCCG CGGCCGCCATACTGCGGAACATGGACCCCAACGTGGACCCGTGCGCGGACTTCTACGACTTCGCGTGCGGTCGCTGGAAGCAGTACCACGTGCTGCCGCCCGACCGGCCGCACTCGGACACGTTCGCCGTCATGAAGGACGAACTCAAGGTACTGCTCAAAG agctGTTGGAGTCACCCATCGACGCATCCGACAGCAACGCCACCATCAACGCGAAGAACTTTTACACCTCCTGCCTCAATGAGA CCGTGATCGAGGCCCTGCGTGAAAAGCCGCTGCTAGATCTGCTGCAGACCGTCGGCTCGTGGCCCGTCATCACACCCAACTGGACAGAGGAGGGCTTCGACTGGCTCAACCTGACGGCCGTCATGCGCAGGCACAGCAACGATATCCTCTTCGCGCAGTGGGTCTCTGCCGACAGCAAGAACTCGACCGTCAACGTCATACAC CTGGACCAGGCCGAGACGGGTCTTCCGAGCCGCGACTACTACATTCGCGGGACGCAGCAAGTGGAGGCCTACCTACGGTTCATGGTCTCCGTGGCGCAGCTGCTGGGAGCCAATCGGACCACGGCCATGCGCGACATGGAGGACGCCCTCATGCTGGAGGCCAAGCTGGCCAAC CTGACGGAACCCAGCGAGCTGCGACGTAACTTCACGGCCATGTACAACAAGTGGACGGTACAGGAGCTACAGACGAGGATCCCTCTG ATTAACTGGACGCACTACTTCGAAGTCGTCATGCCCATGGAGATACCGCTTTCGGAAGAAGTTGTCATCTTCGCACCGAAGTACATCAAGGCGATGTCTGAGCTCCTCCAAACTGTTCCCAAAAG GGTGGTGGCCAACTACATCCTGTGGCGctttatctcgaaactggtgggcAGCTTGGATAAGCGGTTCGTGGACAAGCAGCAGGAGTACTACGGCGCCATCTACGGTACCCAGTCGACGCCCCCGCGTTGGAAGAGCTGCACACTTCTGGTCAACAAGAAGATGGGCATGGCCGTGGGGGCGCTCTTCGTGCGCCGACACTTCAACGACCAGAGCAAAAAGAAG GCCGAGGAAATGATCAACGACATCAAGGAAGCCTTCTTGGAAATTCTCATGAATGTTGACTGGATGGACAACGGAACCAGGGAAGTGGCCAGAGAAAAG GCTGAGCTTATGACTCAGAAGATAGGATACCCTGAGTACATATCAGCCCCACATGAACTGGACAAAGAATACGAG GTAGAGTTCAGACCCGACACATACTTTGACAACATCATCAAGAGCCTTCGCCACAGCGCACTGAAGATCGAAATGAAGCTCAGGAACGGCGTGGACAAAAACGA ATGGATCACTTACCCTGCCGTCGTCAACGCATTCTACACTAGATCGAAGAACTTCATCA GTTTTCCGGCCGGAGTACTGCAGCCCCCTCTGTACCACCAGCACTATCCCAA GTCTGTCAATTACGGCGGAATTGGCGTCGTCATCGGCCACGAGATAACCCACGGCTTCGACGACAAAG GACGTCAGTTCGACCAACATGGCAACCTGAAGCAGTGGTGGAAACCTGAGGCGCTCACCTTGTTTCACTCCAAGGCGCAATGCATGATCGATCAGTACAGCAGATACGTCTTGCCTGAAGTCAACATGGCC GTCAACGGTGTAAACACCCAAGGTGAAAACATCGCTGATAACGGAGGCGTCAAGCAAGCGTTCAAA GCGTACAAGAGCAGCGTGGAGCGCTGGGGTCCTGAGCCGTACCTGCCGGGCCTGAACCTGACACACGACCAGCTCTTCTTTCTCACTTACGCCCAGATCTGGTGTGGCACCACGAGGCCAGAGCACGCCGTCAATACCATCCGCACGGGAAACCACAGCCCGGGACGCTTCAG GGTTGTCGGTGTGGTGTCCAATTCCGTTGACTTCGCCAGGGCCTACCACTGCAAACCGGGAAGTCCCATGAACCCCACGAAGAAATGCGTCGTCTGGTAG